A genomic window from Lactobacillus sp. ESL0677 includes:
- a CDS encoding 2-hydroxyacid dehydrogenase: MKIYIRAEIVDDLRAKLADKFDEVVYDPWTKDGKRFYPDEMAEKMAEVNPDVLITELDQINDKVLNAATNLKLIVDCRSTPENIDVPAVTAHNVPLIHTPARNAEAVAEMLVGTLVMQQRQIIPARQWILDGKWVPGTTPYYIWKGHELYSQTIGFVGFGAVARKAAHLLEAFGCKMYFYDPYVEHADGPVEKTDLATIFKKSNIVSVHLPVTKETERMIDAKYFDLMNKNGLFVNTSRSAVVNNDDLYDALVNKQISGAILDVLDVEPPKTKDDMKLALLDNVICTPHICGSTYEVVLHQSEIAVQSILNFLNKDYKHANLMNPTVIGSN; this comes from the coding sequence ATGAAAATTTATATTCGTGCAGAAATTGTTGATGATTTACGTGCTAAATTAGCTGATAAATTTGATGAAGTTGTTTACGATCCATGGACAAAAGATGGTAAGCGATTCTATCCAGATGAAATGGCTGAAAAAATGGCTGAAGTTAATCCAGACGTTTTAATTACAGAACTGGACCAAATTAACGACAAAGTTTTAAATGCAGCAACAAATTTAAAATTAATTGTTGATTGTCGATCAACTCCAGAGAATATTGATGTTCCAGCAGTAACAGCACATAATGTACCGTTAATCCACACTCCAGCAAGAAATGCTGAAGCCGTTGCTGAAATGTTAGTTGGTACTTTAGTCATGCAGCAAAGACAAATTATTCCAGCAAGACAATGGATCCTTGACGGTAAGTGGGTACCTGGTACAACTCCTTACTATATTTGGAAAGGGCATGAGTTATATTCACAAACTATTGGCTTTGTCGGTTTTGGAGCAGTTGCACGTAAAGCAGCTCACTTGCTTGAAGCATTTGGTTGTAAAATGTATTTCTACGATCCATATGTTGAACATGCAGACGGTCCAGTAGAAAAGACTGATCTTGCCACTATTTTTAAGAAATCTAATATCGTATCTGTTCACTTACCAGTAACTAAAGAAACTGAAAGAATGATTGATGCTAAATACTTTGATTTAATGAATAAGAATGGACTATTTGTTAATACTTCAAGGTCAGCAGTAGTTAATAACGATGACTTATATGATGCATTGGTCAATAAGCAAATTAGTGGCGCAATACTTGACGTTTTAGATGTTGAACCACCAAAAACAAAAGATGATATGAAATTAGCTCTACTTGATAACGTCATCTGTACACCACATATCTGTGGCTCTACTTATGAAGTTGTACTTCATCAATCAGAAATTGCTGTTCAATCTATCCTGAACTTCTTAAATAAAGATTATAAGCATGCAAATTTGATGAATCCGACTGTAATAGGAAGCAATTAA
- a CDS encoding s-methyl-5-thioribose-1-phosphate isomerase, translating into MKREDKGMPFLLKYENVAWYENGIVKILDRRVYPTKKHFVICKNYHEVIKAIQDMVTQSAGPYTAVGMGMALAAYQCKDMVEDKQLEFLLQASKELGNARPTTANRYKKITDRAYGIAKKAIEDGSNPIDAIVEDTVDSLNRRYSTMQKVGDYLVDLFPDHSGILTQCYGETIIGAIIRAARRTNKVFKIYDAETRPFMQGARLTASCFAESGFDTTVLTDNMINFGLEHERIDFYTSAADTIAMDGHIANKIGTKQIAILANRVGVPYFVTGIPDTDKKDINSIKIEFRDPNQVLEFQGTRVCAPDVHAIYPAFDITPPELIGGIVTDKGVYSPYNLNKYLTDGKVEEFY; encoded by the coding sequence TTGAAAAGAGAAGACAAAGGAATGCCATTCCTTTTAAAATATGAAAATGTTGCTTGGTATGAGAATGGCATCGTAAAAATTCTTGATCGAAGAGTTTACCCAACTAAAAAGCATTTTGTGATTTGTAAAAATTATCATGAAGTCATTAAAGCTATTCAAGATATGGTAACTCAAAGTGCTGGACCGTATACAGCGGTTGGCATGGGTATGGCATTAGCAGCTTATCAATGTAAAGATATGGTCGAAGACAAGCAACTTGAGTTTTTGCTTCAAGCAAGCAAAGAACTTGGAAATGCTAGACCAACAACGGCTAACCGCTACAAGAAAATAACTGACAGAGCGTATGGAATCGCAAAGAAAGCAATTGAGGATGGCAGTAATCCGATTGATGCAATAGTTGAGGATACTGTAGATTCTTTAAATCGACGTTATTCAACGATGCAAAAAGTCGGTGACTATCTAGTTGATTTATTCCCAGATCATTCAGGTATTTTAACTCAGTGCTACGGGGAAACAATTATTGGTGCAATTATTCGTGCTGCAAGAAGAACTAATAAAGTTTTTAAGATTTATGATGCAGAAACACGGCCATTTATGCAAGGTGCAAGATTAACTGCTAGTTGTTTTGCTGAATCAGGTTTTGATACAACTGTGCTAACAGATAACATGATTAATTTTGGTCTAGAACATGAGCGAATTGACTTTTATACTTCCGCCGCAGATACGATTGCAATGGACGGTCATATCGCTAATAAAATTGGAACTAAACAAATTGCTATTTTAGCTAATCGTGTTGGTGTGCCATATTTTGTTACTGGTATACCTGATACAGATAAAAAAGATATTAATTCAATTAAGATTGAATTTCGTGATCCTAATCAAGTTCTTGAATTTCAGGGAACTCGGGTTTGTGCTCCTGATGTCCATGCAATTTATCCCGCATTTGATATAACACCACCGGAATTAATTGGAGGAATTGTAACTGATAAAGGTGTTTATTCACCATATAACTTAAATAAATATTTGACTGATGGAAAAGTAGAGGAGTTTTATTAA
- the mtnK gene encoding S-methyl-5-thioribose kinase: protein MDYSKHFLLNTETVKQYVKDKTNIFDGTDVSDLKSKEISDGNINYVYSVANSQKSVVVKQADNKIRTSGRELDRHRNVLEYKTLSIEGKLTNGMVPKMYNYDETMSAIIMEDVSAYKNLRKELHAEKIFPKLAEQISSFMVDALLPTTDLIFDRHQKKNVVKEFINVDLCDITEDLVLTEPYYNYKNRNTYDSALDDFVKQNLYENDELKANVAELRNNFMNNAQALLHGDLHSGSIFINQNGIKIIDPEFAFYGPIGYDIGNVIGNLVFPLVVEYSKKENKNSEFMTWLENTIEDVFDLTIKKLYLKYDKLVEFPLYKERKFENSYISSIIADSLGYAGTEIIRRTVGDSKVLEITSITNVEQRNIVSMALIKIGTDLILNRKLYSAGNQLISDIAEISDSII from the coding sequence ATGGATTATTCAAAACATTTTTTATTAAATACTGAAACTGTCAAACAATATGTTAAAGATAAGACAAATATTTTTGATGGAACTGATGTATCAGATTTAAAGAGTAAAGAGATTAGCGACGGTAATATTAATTATGTTTACTCAGTTGCCAATTCTCAAAAATCAGTTGTAGTTAAGCAAGCTGATAATAAAATTAGAACTTCTGGAAGAGAACTAGATCGACATAGAAATGTACTTGAATATAAGACTTTAAGCATTGAAGGGAAACTAACTAATGGTATGGTTCCTAAAATGTACAACTATGATGAAACGATGTCAGCAATCATTATGGAAGACGTTTCAGCCTATAAAAATTTACGCAAAGAATTGCATGCTGAAAAAATTTTTCCAAAATTAGCTGAACAAATTTCGTCGTTTATGGTAGATGCTCTTTTACCTACAACCGATTTAATATTCGATCGGCATCAAAAGAAGAATGTGGTTAAAGAATTTATTAATGTCGATTTATGTGATATTACTGAAGATTTGGTTTTAACAGAACCATATTACAATTATAAGAATCGTAATACTTATGATAGTGCGCTAGATGATTTTGTTAAACAAAATTTGTATGAGAACGATGAGTTAAAAGCTAATGTAGCAGAGCTTAGAAATAATTTTATGAATAATGCCCAAGCATTATTACATGGTGATTTACATAGTGGCTCCATTTTTATTAATCAAAATGGAATTAAGATTATTGATCCAGAATTCGCCTTCTATGGTCCAATTGGTTATGACATTGGGAATGTAATTGGTAATTTGGTTTTCCCATTAGTTGTTGAATATAGCAAAAAAGAAAATAAAAATTCTGAATTTATGACTTGGCTTGAGAATACTATTGAAGATGTTTTTGATTTAACAATTAAAAAACTTTATCTGAAATATGATAAATTAGTTGAATTTCCTTTATATAAAGAAAGAAAATTTGAAAATTCTTATATTTCTTCAATTATTGCTGATTCTCTTGGTTATGCAGGTACTGAAATTATTAGAAGAACAGTTGGCGATTCAAAAGTCTTAGAAATAACTTCGATTACCAATGTTGAACAAAGAAATATTGTTTCAATGGCTCTAATTAAAATTGGTACAGACTTAATTTTAAATAGAAAACTTTATAGTGCTGGTAATCAACTGATTTCAGATATTGCAGAAATTTCTGATTCAATCATATAA